The genomic window TGACAGTCACTATTAGTTACATGAGCATTAGCCATATCACCATTGAAAAGAGACATACACATGATGATACATAGATGAACACAAAGATAATAACATAAGATTTTCAATCGTAATTGCATTAAGGAAGGTGTCATAACATAGAAATCTGTGGGAAACCATGATGACATTCCAGCCATAGCATCAGTATCTTCCACTTGTAAGGAACCacaaagcaaatgaaaaaaatcaatcttACATTACGGACACAATTGCTAGACTTTTATTGGTTACCCATCTGAAAACGACCCATTATCTCCATGCGATATCATTACAATAAGGTCCAAAACACATTCCATTAGATTTGGAATTGATAGGCAGGACCTAACATTTACATTCCACCTTGTATCAGATCTAATATGTTTTTAGCAGTCACCAGTACCATTTCTCAGAATTTTAGAAATGAAGTTTTTCTCAGGTACTAATGaagaaagttgtttttctctatAAAACCTCAAGAATCCAAAAACTAAAAGGatagaaaaaacatgaaattatgaGTTTCTTAAAGCGCAGACCACCACAGGCTGCAACTGCatttgaagaaataattaaaaagataaaatgtgCAATAAAGTCGCGAGTTCATACCATAATGCATGGCAACTTGACAGAGGGATTCACTACGAGTACTAGCTTGCTCATTATTGCAAAAACAATGGCTTGCTTCTTACATCAACCATGCATACATGCAGTTATTGATAGACGCAGGAATCATAGTATTTGACGCACTAGCTAAAGCATTGCATCAGGGGGAGATCATATTCACTTTGCACCATAGTAGGTAAAATGTAAGAGGAAGGAAATGTCATTTGGGCTTTGTTGATCTACAATGAgatgattttattgaaaaagactGGAGTCTcaattcacattcataaaaatttaaaatagatatcaaattattaaaagatatacttaaaaatgtttttttaaaaggcTATGAAAATATCATACTGTTCTCATGTGTTCAATATGTTCCACAACGAGATCATCAAACTTCCTCTTAAACTTTGAGTGCTCCTTCAGTTGCAAGACAAACACAATGTCTCCAGTAACAGTGTCGGAAGCTTCATCAGCTTCACCCTGGAATACAATTTTCTGACCATGTTGCATTCCTTTGTCAACATGCACCTCCAGCACCTTCTTCTCCTGAACAACTTTCTCTCCTTTGCATTGCCCGCATTTGTCTTTGTCACTTATAACTTCACCTGAGCCTCGGCATTCAGGACAAACATGCTGCATCTGTTGAATCATGCCTGGTCCAAGCTGTCTAATGGAGACCTTCATTCCAGAGCCCTGGCATCCAGAACATCTCCCTGATGCACCACTCTTTGAGCCTTTTCCTTTACATTTTGGGCATAAAACATTCCTTGACAAGGACAGTTTCTTAGAAGTTCCATTATACAAGGCTTCAAGAGAGACCTTCAAAGTGTGGACAACATCTTCACCACGTTTTAATGCACACCAGACTTCGGAAGTCCAGCACAAACAAAAGATATTGAGGGCACACCAAGCCTATTTTGTCCAGAAGCCGACTCAACCAACATTGATTTAGTATTTTAGTCTAATATCATTCGtatcttttaaataaaaatttcaaaaaaatccacaaatgctatgaagcaagaaaaaaaaaggaggaggatgaagaagaagattatgatgatgaAGCGGAGGAAGtgttggaagaagaagatggaggagaaaaagaagaataaaaggacaggagagagagagagaggagaagttGCCTCCCTCattatctgttttttttttccctattgaACCCCTCCATCCTATCTCCCTATCATGTTTTAAGGAGGCGGGCCACCTCAAATGCATTAAAGGATACGAATAAAGGGGTGATTTGTTTGTTTTAGCTTTTTAACTCCAGCCCCGCCcccctttcctctttttcctttcttaattcttttttttttcttcctacCCTTtcgctttgtttttttttttttaatctactttttttctccttcgTTCATCTTTCTtgcagaaaatttattttaaggtatgtgtatgtgtatcaAAGTGTGTGTGGCTGTGTGCAAAcaaacacacagacacacactaACAAATATAGATACACACCCTTGCCACACCAGACCCTCCTCACCCATGCAACATAGGTTTCacattcttttttgcttttcatctACTGTTAATGTCTTAATGAAACAGCCATTATTGAGTTAACAAGCTCGTGGaaattgtacaaaaaatttatTCAAGCAGTGACAACATCATGGTAATTGACCCTTCCTACAGCCCATAGAAGAAAATGTCATTCAAATCTTTAAACCAGAGAAAGATGCATGAGGACATATAAGTATATGCCAATAAACGATTACCTGACcatcaacaagaaatataataACTGACGCTTCttcaacagcagcagcagcttgCTTCTCAATCATGGTGGGCATCCTTGCAATAGCTGCCTCTCTTGAAGCAAGAGGAATGTTATCCATGCCAATGGTGGTAGTGATTGCCAATTCTCCTATTACAGCACTTTGTGATTTTGCTACAGTGAGAACCCCGCCTGTATCAACTACCATGAATTCATGTTCCCCCCAAAAGGCCCTACCATAAAGTCGATCTCTAGTAACACCAGGTTCATCCACTACTATTGCCAAGTTCCCCTATCACATTGCACGCCGTGAATAAATTTACAAAATGGTGTAGAAAGAAATAGACAAAGCTAAAGAATGGCAAGATATGCAATAAAAGTCAAGGTGATCTATTTCTTTACTGGCGAAGAAACAATTATGTAGTGGAATGAATAATACCCCAACAAGACGATTGAAAAGTGCTGATTTACCAACATTTGGCCTCCCAACAATTGTAACATGTGGAAGAAGATGATCAGGGATCTGAAAATTTAAATGAAGTAGTTTTAGTTAATCTGACTCAAAAATGCAACCATTCTTCACATGGAAGTGTTATGTTTCCCAGTATCCTCTtgaagtttcaagtttcaacatgCTCTTCAACATAACCTATGGACAAATGAACTCTACTATCCCCATCAACAGCGGATGAATAAATTCTACAGGAACAAGATTTCAGGGACGAACCATCAGAGAGGAGTGTAGAATGGCaatactttgaattttgaaatgctGCAAACAAATTTACAAGCCATTTATGTAATTGCATCTGTTCTTGTATATGCAAACTATTTTAAGTGCATAATATTGCCAATATAGAGAGAAGTTTTCCGATGCACCCACCACCAAAAAAACAACAATAGTTTTGAAAAGGTATCAGCTGTTTTTGCCAAGACCGAAACTGAAAATTGAACAATCTTAAAGTGAATTTTTCGGTGAACCTTGctggaaaaagagaaaacaatattAAGGAGTGCCAGATAATCAAGGAGAAATGGCCTTAACTAGCAAAACAACCTTTAAAAAgttgagagacagaaagagataGGAAGTGACTTTATTTTATGAGTGGTCCTTAGTTGGTTATCTCTTAAATGCGTCCCAAACAGGTATAGGACACAAAGTTTTGACCGCAAGCGTTATCAGAATCTATAGACGTGTTATCGGTCCTTAGATGAAAACATGCACTAGCTTAAccattttcatgtaaaaacttgcgaaaaaataaaaccaagatTTCTAGAATTACCAAGAAAAAACCTGTGAAGAGCAACAAACAGAACATCCATATAGAATCGAACCTCTTACATGCTTAATCTCACTTGCTCGAGTTCCCTTCCGCCCAGAAGATGTCTTCCTATCATGTCGATCTTCTTCTAACAgaattaaacaacaaaaaaacttaAGGAGGCCACCATCTTAGCAAACATTGCGTCATTTAACCATGACAATTACACAAGCAATCAACCGACAGATACAACCCGCTGATTTTGTATAaacaatgaaaagcaaatcagGGAACAATTCATTTATGACGAACAAAAACATTTTCACGGTTTAGGCATTCAGCAACATTCTTCCcccaaagaagaagaattaaTCGTTCTTAATGAGAAATTCTGTCTACTTTTAGAACTAACGCTCATTCACACGTCTTCCTAGTCAGAAAGAAGAAACCGAGTTACCTAGAGTTAATTCTCGATCGAGAGTGAGGACGAACTTCCTTGCGAGTTCCCTCGCTTCTTCTTCGAGCTCCCCATAAGCCGCGACAGAGAAATCCTCGTTGTCGGAGACAtagtcctcctcctcctcgtcttcATCCCAGTCTCCCAGGACGTCGGAACTGGAGGGATGGACGGTGGAAAACGAGGGGATTCCGCGGGATTTTCGAAGAAAACacgaggaggagggaggaaagtAAGGACGGGGTGGAGGCATGGGGCAAAGGAGACTGAGCGAggtaaaaaaaaactgatttctGCAGGAGGGTGCCCTATAATTTCGTCGTAAAGATAAAGAAGCTCTACCGAGAGGAGGAAGGAATacgtccatctctctctctctcgctcgctcgctcgctctgtgtttctctctttatctctcacTCTCCTTGTTCCAGGATTTTAAACGGTCGAAAGATTGGAATGGGTTTGGACGGAAAGCTTTGTATAGCTCGGTTTGTGCAAAGAATCGGATGATCACTCATCGATTCGGTTTGGATGGGAAATCTTCATGTAAAACGGTTTTTGATGTTCCCCCGCTTAGgcagttttaacttttttttttttttttttaagttgggTGCTAGGTAATTAGTTAAGGGAAACGTTATGTTGACCGTTTAATTTATGTGGGTGCTAATGTTTTTTTGTGTCTGAGAGTCTGTACagtcatttgctttgttttgcaatatacttcctttgcttatgttaaatcatttgcttatgcttgtttgcttgtaagggagtaccttCCCACCGGACTAAGTGTCATGTATTAGGATTCTTAGTTTTGGGTAGTCGGGTTGAGAATCCTGTAAGCAGCTTCTgccatcctatataagtaaagttgaaatcattctccttgcttatctttctcgtgatgtactaattttccaagTTGAATACATTACGAGATTTCTTTATACacttattttctaaaactaCATTTGCGCCcctttcggtggtttgaaggcttacGACAATCAGGTTCTTGTCGTGCCGCACGGGTTGAAGGACTCAGCCCGTGACAGCTGGTATCAGAGCCCCAGGTTCTGCTCAATCTGGGGAAACGATTGGACAGTCAGTATAGAACTAcacgccgacgatcgttgatcgaggATGACGTCCTGGCaactcaatacaatctgcaaAGCGCCAAGGGCAAGGGAGTAGCCCAGtctgacgagatgggtacatccTAGGGTTAGGAAGACCTGATCGAGGTGGTGAACAAGCTGGTTACCGACGTGactactcatgaagaagcgttgAGTAATGCAGCTGAATCCTTCGGTGAAATGAATGACGAGATGAAGATCTTGCGGGATTAAATGGCCGATCTTATGGCCGGTTACTTATTGACACAGTGACTGCACTGCAagctgaagtcaaggaacttcagaTAAAGAACCACACACTACAGCGACAGATCCctgtaggtggaggtgacgatCAGCCAGCgagggtcgacgttcagagGCCAGCGAAATACAATGGGACCCGAgatagtcgagtgatcgacaactttttattccaagtggaATACTATCTGGATCTGCAAGGCGTTGTGGGGGACGACCTTCAGGTCAAGACTACAGCTATGTTGCTGGAGGGCGATGCTGTAGCATAGTGGAGATGAAAACGGCtcgacattcaaaaggggatctgcacaatagacactttcggTGATTTTCAGTGAGAGTTGAGAACTTAattcatgcccccgaatgcgacacgTCATGCTTATCAGATGGTCGGTGAATTGAAACATATGGGATCTCTGCAAGATTATGTGAGAGCTTATCAAATGCTCATGTTAGATGTGTCAGATATGCAGGAACAAGATAAActgaactggtttattttgggactcCAATCGTTGgcacaatccgaagtggaaaggagtaatccagagaccttggaggatgcttatgtggtagCGGAACGCTTGGCCGATACccagcgcaagagctacactaacacCTTCAGGCCCTCGAAGAAGCCTGaccatgaaagaaagaaaaaggatcgACGGGAACGTAAAGATGAATCATCGACTCAGCATCAAGTCGAGAGGAGGACATTCTTTCACAAAAATGACAACTCTCATAATAGAGTATTGAAATGCTGGTTTTGTGAAGGTAGCCACTTGGGAAGGCAATGTCCGAAGCATCAGAACAAAAACAATCAGGCAAGCTCTTCAAGACAATCTGCTGGTGCGgtacaaggtgaagaaggagaatgaccaaagatgggtgcacttcaacttctgaacaccttaagaaaggaggaaaaaatgCAGGTGATAGCGACACCTTCCAACGAGCTCATGTACCTAGAGATTTTGGTAAATGGAAGGCCTACTATGGTCATGGTAGACACGGGTGCCACGTATAACTTCGTCTCAAATGAAGAGGCGAGGAGATTCGGCCTCACCCTCGAGAagggagagttacgcatgaaggcaGTGAACTCAGAGGCAAAACCCATCCACGGTATAGCTCGGAATGCgcttgtgaagattgagagttggtcaggaatagccaacttctcggtggtcccgatggatgatttctgGATGATCCTAGGAATGGAGCTCTTCAGTTCAACAAAGATGGTCCCGATGTCGCATCTGCAtagtatcagtatcatggacgAGAAGTCTCCTTGTATGGTCTCAACAATATCGGTTAAGAGGGATAAAGGTATGgccgcaatgatatctgctcttcagttgaagaaaggcctAAAGCACGGTGAAGgtacgtacttggtggcaatcagagAAGTGACTAATGACTCTCCTAGTTTGGTCCCAGAGGTGCTTGCGCTTCTCTTAGTGGAATTCGTAGGAACAATGCCTGCGAAGCTCCCTAGATGGCTGCCACCTCGTTGTGAAGTGGATCATGCCATAAAACTCATTCCTGGTATCAAACCCCCGACAATGGCACCTTATCGAATAGCCCCTACAGAATTAAAAGAGTTTCGGTGACAGTTGGACgagatgctagctggaggtataatcagaccctccaaagccccttttggtgcaccagtgttattccaagcAAAATATGATGGTTTcaaaaggctatgtgtggattatcgagcgctgaacaaggtaacggtgaaAAACAAGTACcccttacctttgattgcagatctaTTTGATCAAGTAGGCGGAGCTCGAGTATTTTCCAAGCTGGACCTCAGATCGGGATATTAGCAAGTTCATATTGTTGACGGTAAAGAGCCAAAGACAACTTGTGTCACTCgctacggtgcctttgaattttTGGTAATGtcgttcgggttgacgaatgccccagccactttttcgactctaatgaacatGATATTTtatccgtacttagataagtttGTGGTAGTCTATTTTGATGATATTATAGTGTACAAGGGCTCCATGGGAGATCATGTGGAACACTTGCGGATAGAGTTCAAGGTGTTGGAAGAAAATGAACTCTATGTGAAGCACGAGAAGTGCTTATTTGGTCAAcaagaaatcagttttctcggtcatATTGTTGGAAAAGGTCAACTGCGAATGGACACAGAAAAGGTGAGGGCTATTCATGACTGGAAAAAGCCAACCAATGTATCGAAGTTGCGTTCCTTTCTCGGTTTGGCGAACTACTATCGgcgattcattgaggggtattctttgatagtTGCACCTCTCACTGATTTGCTGAAAAAGAACCagacttgggcttgggaaggACTTGAGGAAGATGCCtttgagaaattgaagaggGCCCTCACGCAGGAGCCTATGCTCAGGTTACCCATCCACTTGAAGAAGTTTGAAGTCCACACAGATGCATCATATTTTGCTATTGGCGAAGtgttgatgcaggaaggtcactCATTTGCCTATGAAAGCAGAAAACTTAAGGACGCGGAGCGTCGATATTCTGTCCACGAAAGGGAGATGACGACCATTATCCATTGTCTTCGTACATGGAGACACTACTTGTTGGGAAGTCAGTTTGTGGTGAAGACTGACAAtgtagccacaagctacttccagactcaaaagaagttcaGCCCAAAGCAGgctcgatggcaggaattccttgcagAATTTGATTTTGCCTTAGAGTACAAGGCGGGGAGAACAAACATCGTCGATGCACTAAGTCGGAAGGCGGAGTTGGCAGCTACTCGGACATCATCATCCGAAGCACAACTTGAGAGTGCTCTTCTCgggcggattcgagaaggcatgaagcaggaccctgtggccaagcacttggttgAGACAGTTGAAGCGGAGAAAACGTGACGATTCTGGTTGCGTGATGGACTTCTGATGGCAAAAGGAGACGGGTTTTCATGCCTAGATGGGGCAACCTTCGACGAGAATTGTTGAAGGAATGCCATGACTCATTGTAGGTTGGCCATCCTAGCCAGGAGCGGACGCTGGCGCTCCTCGAACGTGGTTACTACTGGCCATAGATGCGCGATGATgttgaagcatatgtgaaaacatgcttgatttGTCAGCAGGACAAGAAAACGAATCAGAAGCCTGCCGGTCCCttggagcctcttcctattccagaacgtccgtgggaatgcctctccatggacttcatcgtcagcCTACCCAAAGTTGATGGCTTCAactccatccttgtggttgtggataggTTCTCGAAATATGCCACCTTCCAACCTCTAAGGAATGTTCTGCAGAGAAGACGACAGAATTGTTTGTGAAGCACATAGTCAAGTACTGAGGCGTGTccgaaaagcattgtcagtgaTCGGGACGCTTGCTTCACAGGGAAGTTTTGGCTCGAAGTATTTTGTTTGCtgggttcagatttattattctcaacgaGTTTCCACCCACAAACTGATGGCCAAATTGAACGGATCAAtggattgttggaacaatacctttGGCACTATGTTAGCGTGAATCAAAagaattgggtgaaattgttggatgtagctcaattttgctacaatttacAGAAGAGCGAGCCTTTTGGACATAGTCCGTTCGAGATAGACACTGGgcaacaaccgttgatgcctCATACCCTCGCCGCTCAAGAAAAGGGAcgacccacttttgcctaccagttcgttcgcgattgACAGGAACAGACAGAgatggctaaggcgttcttacatAAGGCcgccaagaaaatgaagaagtttgCGGATCGGAATCGAAGGCCGATGGAATTCCGAGTTGGTGACCAAGTCCTCGTGAAGCTCTATCCTGACCACATGGGCATTTTTCGTGGTCGACACAGGTCATTAATCCGCAAGTATGAGAGACCTTTCACAGTGCTGAAAAGAATCGGGAAGTTAGCCTGCAAGCTAGGcttgccgccagactttaaggtgcattcaatGTTTCATGTCTGTAACCTAAAGCCCTTATACTTTGATGAGGAAGACCCTGATAGAAGCGTCCCGGAACGAGACCCGATCTTACAGCGAGCCCCGtcgaccaagcgagcggcggaccgtcAGATGAAAGAAATTCTTTGGCACAAAACAAACTATCTAGGGGAACcaaagaagtaccaagtgaagtggataggcgaacaaAATCCAACCTCAGAGTATGCCTTTCGtatgaagcagcgctacccgctggaagtcaaggcctatcatgaagCTGCTGGTGCCGAGGACGgcgcttgatttgaaggggggaacctgttcccctgtgtttgagagtctgtacagtcctttgatTGTTTTGCAgtatacttcctttgcttatgttgagtcatttgcttatgctcGTTtgcttgtaagggagtaccctcccaccgtcTAAGTGTCATGTATTGGGATTCTTAGTTTTGAGAGGTCGGCTTGGAaatcctgtaagcggcttcggccatcctatataagtaaagttgagatcattctccttgcttatctttctcgtgaagtactaatttttcaagttgaatacattgtgagatttctttattcacaaagcattctttatacacttgttttctaaaactaCCTTTGCGCCcctttcggtggtttgaaggcttacGGCAATCAGATTCTTGTCGTGCCGTACGGGCTGAAGGAGTCAGCCCGTGATAGCTAGATACCCAAACTGCAAGTGGTAACAAAGTGACACTCTAATTAACAGATGTATTGTAGGTCCAATTAAATTCTAAGCTAGTCTTAAACCTCGGGATAGAAAGCTGACTTTGCCTCTCAGCATACCATTATAACAGAACGGTCATATTCCTTTAACTTGAATCTGaggcaaaattttgaaacaaactGGAGGAATAAGCTTGTGACATGGTTCTGAAATTGGTTTTCTACACTATCCTTGGcttttacattttcattttcacgaGTACTTAGCATCCATGCCACCTAAGAATTTAGCCATGATTAAAAGCcttaagggcctgtttggtaggagggaaagggagggaaatgaaaggaaaggaaagggaagggaagagaaagtgaatgaaatggaatggaaaggaaagagttgatttaaaaaacttgtttggctagaaaggaaaggaaatgaaagaaaagactacaaatcatgtttgtttggactacataaaggaaaagaaaggatagaatttataatcatttataataatacccctaacagtcaaaatgtttaaaagaagaagacgagagagagaaagaagcatTAGACGTTGGTGGGCAGagtatgagagagaaaaaataaaaaaaaacaacaatgaaaaagaagaagaagaagacgagagagatagagaagcatCAAACGTTGGTGGGTAGAGTATGAGGAGCACCCAAAAGctgaaaaaaaatctataagcagtagaagaagaagaagaagacgagagagagagagaagcatcaGACATTGGTGGGCAGagtatgagagagaaaaaacaaaaaaaacaatgaaaaagaagaagaagatgagagagatagagaagaatCAGACGTTGGTGGGCAAAGTATGAGGAGCAcccaaaagcagaaaaaaaaatctataaccagaagaagaagaagatgagagagagagagagagaagaatctGGGCTTtcaatgagagagaaaaagcagaaaaaacaacaatgagaagaagaagacgagagagagagagagatgcacctTGTTCTTTGCTTGTTGAAGACGAGCGTCCCTTCACTCCTTGAGAAGAAGTAGTAATGTGAGGAAGAGTTTCTTGCACAAGGGAGGAGGCCTCTCTCTTCCTTGCTTGTTGAAGATGTGAAAAGAATGGGAGGTTTGAGGTTTTTTGCTTGTTGAAGACGTGAAAAGAATGGGAGGGGTAATGTGGAAATAAAAACTCTTTCActtccctttcttccctttccttcccaatccgtccgatttgggagggaaGAGATTTACATTACACaatcccttcctttcctttcctttccttccccaCTCCTCGCAGCCAAACACGCTttgcttcttttcctctctttccatcctttctaattagccaaccaaacaaaggagggattgctcaacCCCTCCCTTTCATtcctaccaaacaggccctaagaGGACTCCCTGAATAGAGGTTACCTGTAACGctcgttcctttttttttaagacaggTTGggctggagcgggtccagacccagacccgagtTCCACTCGTGCGACTTCTTCaacgtcttcttcttctccttcttcgacTGTTTCCTCTGCTACGACTGCAGCAAGGAAGAAGTGGGCAGACGGGTTGTTGTGGCGGTGGATGGGAccggcagcggcgacggcggcagcTCGTGGGTAATATCTCTCGCCCTCTAGGCTCTATGTCTGCCTCTCCCCTCCCTGTCCCTCCTACGCATCCTCTCCTCTCTGCagcgttttctctctccctccatgcatgctctccctcttcctcccacgcatCCTTGCAAGCTCCTCCTCTGCCTGCACTCTTCCCTCTTTGGCAGCACCctcactctcactctcactctctctctctctctctctctctctctctcacgcactctcaccctcactgccGTTTTCCCATTTCTGTTCGAACCCTCTCTCTATCCGCCTCCCTCTGTCAGCGCCTCTCCCTGCCCACACGCTCCCTACTTGAGCTATCTCTCCCCAGTTTCTgattgtttttccctttttccccaACTGAGCACTCTTCTTCACTGATTTTAACACTGTTTGATAGGATTCCAGCTTGGGGGACGTGTTTTTTTTCCACATAATAGCGATTAGAAGGTGTTAGTGGTGGAAGCAGCAATCAATTTTTGGCTTTGGCACTTGATCGAACGCTTGAGGCGACTGACAAGAGCATTGCGGCAGTTTGGACGCtaaatttggggtgagcaaggctaAATGAAACCTAAATTGTCGAATATTttctattagagcatgtataattattgttttagcatgttagaagttagaatttgatgtttagggatgcatgttagcgacttggctttttggggaaagtttatgattatgttggagaaacgatgattcatgtatatattgacattttaagcttgaggtgttaatttttgaagcaataaggaagcatggtagagattgcaaggttgtggggaagatttagaaccgtcttagggagcaCATGgcacatgcttttgtgaacgAGTGTATCTTGGAGTGATTTGGGGAAAGTATACGTAAGTTGGATGTGACTATGGGGTTGACGCCTCGATTTAAGAAGGCAAATGAGAATTGGGTTGAGATTGATTGTTCGAAATAGTGAATTTTGACatttggtggcaacgtcaagaggTTAGAAGGAGgtctattggagggcttgtaggtcgacactacccgtcg from Nymphaea colorata isolate Beijing-Zhang1983 chromosome 6, ASM883128v2, whole genome shotgun sequence includes these protein-coding regions:
- the LOC116256622 gene encoding uncharacterized protein LOC116256622; the encoded protein is MAKAFLHKAAKKMKKFADRNRRPMEFRVGDQVLVKLYPDHMGIFRGRHRSLIRKYERPFTVLKRIGKLACKLGLPPDFKVHSMFHVCNLKPLYFDEEDPDRSVPERDPILQRAPSTKRAADRQMKEILWHKTNYLGEPKKYQVKWIGEQNPTSEYAFRMKQRYPLEVKAYHEAAGAEDGA